In Nostoc sphaeroides, the genomic window TTCATGCGGGACAGTAGCGATCGCATTATATATATAGGTAAATCACGTAAGTTGCGATCGCGTGTCCGTTCTTATTTCCGGGATGGCTACAACAAGAGTGAACGCATCGCCACGATGGTGAAGTTGGTGACAGAAATTGAATTCATTGTCACTGATACCGAAGCCGAAGCGTTAGCACTAGAAGCGAATTTGATCAAGCAGCACCAGCCATACTTTAATGTGCTGCTCAAAGATGATAAAAAATATCCCTATCTCTGCATCACTTGGTCAGAAGATTATCCGCGAATTTTTATTACCCGTAAACGTCAATTCGGCAAAGAAAAGGATAAATTTTACGGCCCTTATACTGATGCTGGTTTATTACGAGAAATTGTCCGCCTGTGCAAGCGGATTTTCCCACAACGACAACGCCCTCAACCACTTTTTAAAGACCGTCCTTGCTTAAATTATGATTTAGGGCGTTGTCCGGGTGTCTGTCAACAGATGATTTCACCAGAAGAATATCGCAAAATTGTGCAAAAAATAGCGATGGTCTTCCAAGGGCGAACTCAGGAACTGATTGAGATTTTGACTCAACAGATGAACGCAGCAGCTGAAAACTTGAATTTTGAGTCAGCAGCGCGGATTCGTGACCAAATTTCTGGGTTAAAGTCGCTGACAGCTAATCAAAAAGTTTCCTTACCAGATGATACAGTTTCGCGGGATGCGATCGCACTGGCAGCCAACGAAGAATACGCTTGCATTCAACTATTCCAGATTCGCGCTGGACAATTGGTAGGACGTTTAGCATTTGTGGCGGATGCTCACGCAGAACCGGGAGCTATTTTACAACGAGCTTTAGAGGAACATTACCAAACTGCTGACTCAGTGGAAATACCTTTAGAAATTTTGGTACAGAATGATTTACCAGATAGCGAGATATTGGCGGATGTCTTAACTCAACGCAAAGGGAAAAAAGTCACAATCTTGACTCCTTTGCGGCAAACTAAGGCAGAATTAATTGAGATGGTAGAGCGAAATGCCCAGTATGAATTGCAAAGAATGCAAAAATTAGGCGATCGCAATCACCAAGCAATGCAAGATTTAGCCGCCATTCTCGATTTACCAGATGTACCCCATCGCATCGAAGGTTATGATATTTCCCATATTCAAGGCTCAAATGCAGTAGCTTCGCAAGTCGTGTTTATCGACGGATTACCCGCCAAACAGCATTATCGCCACTACAAAATTAAAAATCCCACGGTGACGGCGGGACATTCAGATGATTTTGCTAGTCTTGCTGAAGTTATTGGGCGACGGTTCCGTAAGTATGGTGACGATCCACAGTTGTCACGTTTGGGTAATCCAGATTGGCCTGATTTAATCATGATTGATGGTGGTAAAGGTCAATTATCATCAGTTGTCGCCGTTTTGCAAGAGATGAATTTATTAGAAGACTTGCGAGTTGTAAGTCTGGCGAAGCAGCGAGAAGAGATTTTTTTACCGGGAGAATCTAAACCCTTAACGACTGATTCAGAACAAGCAGGGGTGCAATTGTTGCGGCGGTTGCGGGATGAAGCGCACCGATTTGCAGTGACTTTTCATCGTCAGCAACGTAGTGATAAATTGAAGCGATCGCGTTTAGATGAAATCCCTGGTTTAGGACATCATCGACAAAAGCAGCTACTAGGGCATTTTCGCTCAGTTGATTATATTCGGCAAGCTGCACCCACACAACTTGCTGAGGTTCCAGGAATCGGCCCGCGTTTGGCTCAAGAAATTTACGATTATTTTCATCCTTCTTGATATGGGTGAAAAGCATATAGCCATTCTCGTTTACGTGAGGTACACCCGTAGGGGCACGGCACTGCCGTGCCCTTACACCTCGCGTATAATGTTGTACCGCATCTGAATGGGAACCGCTATATTACATAAGTAGTTGAAATTTTCAATGAGTGAAGTTTTAATTCTAGGGCTTTCAATGTGGTGAAATTTTTGGACAATAATTCCTCTTTTATCTGTCACTCTATGGTTTAGAAATTACTTTCAAACCGCAGAGGCACAGAGAAGCCAGTGCGTTGGGCGGGTTCCCCGACTTGAAGCAACTGGCGCAGCGCAGAGAGAAGAAAAGATATTTTACGAGTCACGTTGAAAGGGCTAGTTTTAACTCCAAGACACCAGTATTACCAAGCCCTTCGGGCAGGGAACTCTTAAGAGGGAACAGGGAACAGCTTTGAAAACCTGCCCGAATTTTGGGTCTAAAGCCCCTAAATTTATTTATGAAAAAAAATAAAAACATTTTTTAAGGGGACGCGCAGCGCAAGAAAAAATACGTCCTTGTACAAATCCCCTAATTTTAATTATGGGGATTTCCCTGTTCCCTCTTGCCTGTTCCCTGTTCCCTTTTAATCGGCATCTATGCTGTAGTATCGATTCTCAAAGGTTGTCGAGTTTTTCTGTGCTTCCTTAAAAAGCCAAAACATCAGGTAAATGCCAAAATATTGCTGTTTTTCTTTTTCGTCATAAGTCACAAATTTTTCAGCCTGTTGATATCGCTCTAACGCTTGCCGAAAGTTCTTTTTTGTAACTTTCTCTCCTAATGCTTGAGATAGCAATTGCCATAACGTAGACCCGACATCCTTCTTTATATAATCGAGGCAGTAGCCGCGATCGTTGGCAAACTGTTCGTATGTCTGATTTTCAGAAGATGCTTTTAACAAATCACTTTGTAAATCAGTCAAGTGTCTGCCAGATGATTTCGATACCACTTTATCCGCAATAGTTAATAACTCTTGGATGTTCATACGTCAAACTAATCTGATGAATTTTATGTAGATGCTTAATTCTCGGAAATTAAAGAGTTTAAACCCTTTCTCCCACCCAAAGGGAGCTTTTTCGGTCATATAAAATTTATCAACTTGAGATAATTTAAAATATTGTTTATCTAAGTATTTGTAATGATACAAGGTATTAACTAATTTATGAGCAAGTTTATTTTATCTTTAAAAAATCAGCTTCTATTGAATAACTTTTCAAAGAGTTTATTTAATCTTCATTTTGACTTTAAAATTGTATTATCTTTTCTTTAAATTTTTTACTTCTTATCTTCTTATTTAGAGTTAATTTTATCTTTGCTTTATGAATATTAATCTTTGCCAATTTCCCACTTAACCCCACAAAAACCCCCTCGCGCTTTTTCTCGATAGTTGAGAATATTAATTCGTGATGAATAACGAACAGCAAAAGTTCAGAAACATCCACACTTTAAAGAGTAAATCAAGTGGCAGATACTACTTGTTTTAATGAGGTAAAGCACCCAATTAGTAAACCAAGTAGACCAGCGTAAAAATTTGTCGTTGGGATAAGGCAGGAAGCAAGAGGTAGGAGGTAGGAGGCAAGAAGAAAGACAATTTTTATTGAATTTATCTTTCTTAGTTTGGTTTTATTCTGCCAAGTTACTTAATCCATGACTCTTAACACTCTTCCTTTGCAATATCTAAAAAACTTCAAATGTTTAAAAAAGCTCTACGACTATTTACTAACCATTCCTTATTATGTCTACTCGGAGTAGTTAGCATAAATCTCGAAGCCCAAGCACAGTCTGTCACTAACTCTGTTAATTCTCAATCTCAGCCTAATCAAGAGCAGACTCTTGATAATCAACAACGCAACTCTGCTGCAATTAATCAAACAGGAGTTTACAACCTGGGTGAATCGGCTACTTATAAGATTCAAGGAGTAGCTGGAATTAATGTTGTGTGTCCGAGGCCATCTTTAATATTAGGAA contains:
- the uvrC gene encoding excinuclease ABC subunit UvrC; the encoded protein is MTISTQILPLVKEPERLENRLAEIPPEPGVYFMRDSSDRIIYIGKSRKLRSRVRSYFRDGYNKSERIATMVKLVTEIEFIVTDTEAEALALEANLIKQHQPYFNVLLKDDKKYPYLCITWSEDYPRIFITRKRQFGKEKDKFYGPYTDAGLLREIVRLCKRIFPQRQRPQPLFKDRPCLNYDLGRCPGVCQQMISPEEYRKIVQKIAMVFQGRTQELIEILTQQMNAAAENLNFESAARIRDQISGLKSLTANQKVSLPDDTVSRDAIALAANEEYACIQLFQIRAGQLVGRLAFVADAHAEPGAILQRALEEHYQTADSVEIPLEILVQNDLPDSEILADVLTQRKGKKVTILTPLRQTKAELIEMVERNAQYELQRMQKLGDRNHQAMQDLAAILDLPDVPHRIEGYDISHIQGSNAVASQVVFIDGLPAKQHYRHYKIKNPTVTAGHSDDFASLAEVIGRRFRKYGDDPQLSRLGNPDWPDLIMIDGGKGQLSSVVAVLQEMNLLEDLRVVSLAKQREEIFLPGESKPLTTDSEQAGVQLLRRLRDEAHRFAVTFHRQQRSDKLKRSRLDEIPGLGHHRQKQLLGHFRSVDYIRQAAPTQLAEVPGIGPRLAQEIYDYFHPS